From Thiomicrospira sp. XS5, one genomic window encodes:
- a CDS encoding cell division protein FtsQ/DivIB — translation MKKNLSLALGLVLLALITAWVAFSPARVITEVQLNGDLERLKPAEIEALVSPYVGQSFWRIDLERLHADILHLDWVYKVKVKRRWPNKLILEITEQKPVARWSEDGLLNQEGDIFYPYDIDSFQRMVVLDGSAIQSRALLQKLQVFQDAFSRLDWTIDSMMAQPDGVWRIHFLSGATLLLDNEDWQGKLDRFIRAYPKTQQDLRKFAHVFDLRYSNGFVIKQKTPQSRPASE, via the coding sequence GTGAAAAAAAATTTATCGTTAGCGCTGGGACTGGTTTTATTGGCTTTAATCACCGCTTGGGTCGCCTTTTCTCCGGCTCGAGTGATTACCGAGGTGCAGCTCAACGGGGATTTGGAGCGTCTGAAGCCCGCTGAAATTGAAGCGCTGGTGTCGCCTTATGTGGGGCAATCGTTTTGGCGTATTGATTTGGAACGCCTGCATGCCGATATCCTGCACTTGGATTGGGTGTATAAAGTTAAGGTCAAACGTCGTTGGCCGAATAAGTTGATTCTGGAGATTACCGAACAAAAACCTGTCGCTCGCTGGAGTGAGGACGGGTTGTTGAATCAGGAAGGGGATATTTTTTATCCTTATGATATTGATTCGTTTCAACGCATGGTGGTGTTGGACGGCTCGGCGATTCAGTCGCGCGCTTTGTTGCAAAAATTACAGGTGTTTCAAGACGCTTTTTCAAGGTTGGATTGGACGATCGATTCCATGATGGCGCAACCCGACGGGGTGTGGCGAATTCACTTTCTGTCCGGCGCGACATTATTGCTGGACAATGAAGACTGGCAGGGCAAGTTGGATCGTTTTATCCGGGCTTATCCAAAGACCCAACAGGACTTAAGAAAATTCGCACACGTATTCGATTTACGCTATAGTAATGGCTTTGTAATTAAGCAAAAAACGCCGCAAAGTCGTCCGGCCTCTGAGTAA
- the murC gene encoding UDP-N-acetylmuramate--L-alanine ligase: MKDQVKQIHFVGIGGVGMAGIAEVCLNLGFTVSGSDLKENPTVNRLKSLGALIQIGHAAEHVQNSDVVVVSTAIAQDNPEVSFAKETRIPVIPRAAMLAELMRMRFGIAIAGTHGKTTTTSLAAAILTQGGLDPTFVIGGKLNQVDSNARLGGSQYLVAEADESDASFLHLSPMMSVVTNIDEDHMDTYQGDYQNLENTFVEFIHRLPFYGLAILCYEDSNIRDMLPKLSRKTRTYGFSDQADVYASNVRHDGLAMLFEVHAENKPVFEVRLNQPGRHNVLNALAAITVGLELDVSVEAIQQALGEFGGVGRRFEVYPHRWIGGKDVTLVDDYGHHPTELTATISTARQAFPKRRLVLVFQPHRYSRTRDLFDDFVQALVEADLVVLTDVYAAGEAPLAAFDSKALLQAMRLRGHKDNLHVESLAELNELMTPVLLDDDVVLVMGAGDIGQVARQWKEQSA, encoded by the coding sequence ATGAAAGATCAAGTTAAACAAATTCATTTTGTCGGTATCGGCGGCGTGGGTATGGCCGGTATTGCAGAAGTCTGTCTGAACCTGGGGTTCACCGTTTCCGGTTCGGATTTGAAGGAAAATCCAACGGTGAATCGCCTGAAATCCCTCGGCGCGCTCATTCAAATCGGCCATGCCGCCGAACACGTTCAAAACAGTGATGTGGTTGTCGTTTCCACGGCCATTGCCCAAGATAACCCGGAAGTCAGCTTTGCTAAAGAAACCCGAATTCCCGTGATTCCGCGAGCGGCGATGTTGGCGGAATTGATGCGCATGCGATTCGGCATCGCCATTGCCGGTACCCACGGCAAAACCACCACCACGTCCTTAGCCGCAGCCATTTTGACTCAGGGCGGGTTGGATCCAACCTTCGTGATCGGCGGTAAACTGAACCAGGTGGATTCCAATGCCCGCTTGGGTGGAAGTCAGTATTTGGTCGCCGAAGCGGATGAGTCCGACGCTTCTTTTTTGCATTTATCACCGATGATGTCAGTGGTCACCAATATCGACGAAGACCATATGGACACGTACCAGGGGGATTATCAAAACCTGGAAAACACTTTTGTTGAATTTATCCACCGCTTGCCCTTCTATGGTTTGGCGATTCTGTGCTATGAAGATTCGAACATTCGCGACATGTTGCCGAAGCTGTCGCGTAAAACCCGTACTTATGGTTTTTCGGATCAGGCGGATGTGTATGCGTCCAATGTTCGGCACGACGGGCTGGCGATGTTGTTTGAGGTCCATGCCGAGAATAAACCGGTGTTTGAAGTCCGTTTGAATCAGCCGGGGCGCCATAATGTCCTGAATGCGCTCGCGGCCATTACCGTCGGTTTGGAATTGGATGTGTCGGTGGAGGCCATTCAACAGGCGTTGGGCGAATTCGGAGGCGTGGGGCGTCGTTTTGAAGTTTATCCGCACCGCTGGATTGGCGGCAAAGACGTGACGTTGGTGGACGATTACGGTCACCATCCAACCGAATTAACGGCTACGATTTCCACGGCACGTCAGGCGTTTCCTAAGCGTCGTTTGGTATTGGTGTTTCAGCCGCATCGTTACAGCCGTACGCGCGATTTGTTCGATGACTTTGTGCAAGCCTTGGTGGAGGCCGATTTGGTGGTATTGACGGATGTCTATGCCGCGGGCGAAGCGCCTTTGGCGGCTTTCGATTCCAAAGCCCTGTTGCAGGCGATGCGGTTGCGTGGGCATAAAGACAATCTGCACGTCGAATCCTTGGCAGAACTCAATGAGCTGATGACGCCGGTGTTGTTGGACGACGATGTGGTGCTGGTGATGGGCGCGGGCGATATCGGCCAAGTCGCGCGTCAATGGAAAGAACAATCTGCGTAA
- a CDS encoding D-alanine--D-alanine ligase gives MQESWNRTDLNDALGRVAVLMGGTAAERDISLKSGTEVTKALQQTGVNATACDVKSVQDVLAVTEQYDRAFIALHGRWGEDGGVQALLDALDFPYTGSQMTASALAMDKLRTKWLWQGVGLPTPGFQVVSPSQPFDKSAFELRFPVIVKPSHEGSSIGMRKVDDLDALEEAIAFAQDYDTEILIEQWVTGREYTCAVLGDSALPMIHLKTDHDFYDFDAKYQSSSTQYICPCGLPVEQEADIQALVVEAFHAIGARHWGRVDLMLDENDQAWLIELNSVPGMTDHSLVPMAAKAAGIDFPELVRRILSMTLA, from the coding sequence ATGCAAGAATCTTGGAACAGAACCGATTTGAATGATGCCCTGGGGCGGGTCGCGGTCTTGATGGGCGGAACCGCTGCCGAACGTGATATTTCGTTGAAGAGCGGGACCGAAGTGACCAAGGCCTTGCAGCAAACCGGTGTAAATGCCACAGCCTGTGATGTGAAAAGTGTCCAGGACGTGTTGGCGGTCACCGAGCAGTACGATCGGGCTTTTATTGCGTTGCATGGGCGTTGGGGTGAAGACGGCGGTGTTCAAGCCTTGCTGGATGCGTTGGATTTTCCGTACACCGGCAGTCAAATGACGGCGTCGGCCCTGGCGATGGATAAGTTGCGCACCAAATGGTTATGGCAGGGCGTCGGTTTGCCAACGCCCGGCTTTCAAGTCGTGTCGCCGTCTCAACCCTTTGATAAAAGTGCATTCGAATTGCGCTTTCCGGTTATTGTGAAACCGAGTCATGAGGGTTCCAGTATCGGTATGCGGAAAGTCGACGATTTGGATGCGTTGGAAGAGGCCATTGCGTTTGCACAGGATTACGATACGGAAATTTTAATTGAGCAATGGGTGACCGGTCGGGAATACACCTGCGCCGTGTTGGGCGATTCCGCCTTGCCGATGATTCACTTGAAAACCGATCACGATTTTTACGATTTTGATGCCAAATACCAATCTTCGAGTACCCAATATATTTGCCCTTGTGGCTTGCCAGTCGAACAGGAAGCGGATATTCAAGCGTTGGTGGTGGAGGCGTTTCATGCCATTGGCGCACGGCACTGGGGGCGAGTGGATTTGATGTTGGATGAAAACGACCAGGCCTGGCTGATTGAGCTGAACAGCGTGCCTGGAATGACGGACCACAGCCTGGTGCCCATGGCGGCAAAGGCGGCAGGGATTGACTTTCCGGAACTGGTGCGTCGCATTCTGTCGATGACCCTCGCGTAA
- the ftsA gene encoding cell division protein FtsA codes for MARKQQTPHSNIVIGLDIGTSKIAAIIGKVKPDGGIEVVGMGTHPSKGLKKGVVVNIDSTVESIQRAIDEAERMSGIKAESVSVGIAGSHIGSFNSNGMVAISNQEVQEEDVQRVIDAAQTIAIPGDQEVLHILPQEFMIDNQGGIREPIGMSGVRLEAKVHMVTGSVSAAQNITKCVERCSLKVDNLILEQLASSEAVLSEDEKELGVCLVDIGGGTTDIAIFQNGAIRHSAVIPVAGDQVTNDIAMALRTPKQAAEDIKKKYACALPQLISQDEEIEVPSVGDRPARCLSRHTLVEVIEPRYEELFQLIQAELRRTDFENKIAAGIVLTGGSSLVEGAVELAEEVFHMPVRLGMPLEVSGLKEEVRSPSFATTVGLLMYAKEHQPTPVSAEKPQKTSSDRESVLNRMKNWFSNNF; via the coding sequence ATGGCAAGAAAGCAGCAGACCCCTCATTCCAATATTGTGATCGGACTTGATATCGGGACGTCGAAAATCGCCGCGATTATCGGTAAAGTCAAACCGGACGGCGGGATTGAAGTCGTCGGAATGGGCACACACCCTTCAAAAGGTTTGAAAAAAGGGGTGGTTGTGAACATTGATTCGACGGTTGAGTCGATTCAGCGTGCCATTGACGAGGCCGAAAGAATGTCCGGTATCAAAGCGGAATCGGTTTCGGTGGGCATTGCCGGCAGTCATATCGGCAGCTTCAACTCTAACGGAATGGTCGCCATCAGCAACCAGGAAGTTCAGGAAGAAGACGTCCAACGTGTGATTGATGCGGCGCAAACCATTGCCATCCCAGGGGACCAGGAAGTACTGCACATTCTGCCGCAGGAGTTCATGATTGATAACCAGGGTGGCATTCGCGAGCCGATTGGCATGTCCGGTGTGCGTTTGGAAGCCAAGGTGCACATGGTGACCGGTTCGGTCAGCGCGGCCCAAAATATTACCAAATGCGTTGAACGCTGTTCTTTGAAAGTGGATAACCTGATTTTGGAACAACTGGCGTCCTCGGAAGCGGTGTTGTCAGAAGATGAAAAAGAATTAGGCGTATGTCTGGTTGATATCGGTGGCGGCACCACCGACATCGCCATTTTCCAGAATGGCGCCATTCGTCATTCCGCTGTGATTCCGGTGGCGGGCGATCAAGTCACCAATGACATCGCTATGGCGTTACGCACACCGAAACAAGCCGCGGAAGACATCAAGAAGAAATACGCTTGCGCATTGCCTCAGTTGATTTCGCAGGATGAAGAAATTGAAGTGCCCAGTGTGGGCGATCGTCCGGCGCGATGCTTGTCCCGCCATACCTTGGTCGAAGTAATCGAACCGCGTTATGAAGAACTGTTTCAATTGATTCAAGCCGAGCTGCGTCGCACCGATTTTGAAAATAAAATCGCTGCGGGGATTGTGTTGACCGGTGGCAGTTCACTGGTTGAAGGTGCGGTGGAGTTGGCCGAGGAAGTGTTCCACATGCCGGTTCGTCTTGGCATGCCGTTGGAAGTTTCCGGTTTGAAGGAAGAGGTGCGAAGCCCGTCTTTTGCCACCACCGTCGGTTTGTTAATGTATGCGAAAGAGCATCAACCGACACCGGTTTCCGCTGAAAAACCACAAAAAACCAGCTCGGACAGAGAGTCGGTTCTGAACCGGATGAAAAACTGGTTTAGCAATAATTTTTAG